The Nocardia arthritidis genome has a window encoding:
- the recX gene encoding recombination regulator RecX has translation MDPVAAGSGGGTVEQAKEACLRLLAVRARSRAELAQRLSAKGFQPEVIEAALDRMAEVGLVDDAAFAEQWVHSRHTFSGKGKQALARELRIKGVAPADADAALAAITTDDESARATELVRRKLRTLPRDLDRDKTIRRLVGMLARRGFGQSLAYTIVKAELAQTDCDMPELGPDLD, from the coding sequence GTGGATCCGGTGGCGGCCGGATCCGGAGGCGGGACGGTCGAGCAGGCAAAGGAGGCGTGCCTGCGCCTGCTCGCCGTCCGCGCCCGCAGCCGCGCCGAACTCGCACAACGCTTGAGCGCCAAGGGATTCCAACCCGAGGTGATAGAGGCGGCACTCGACCGGATGGCCGAGGTCGGACTCGTCGACGACGCCGCCTTCGCCGAACAGTGGGTGCATTCCCGGCACACCTTCTCCGGCAAGGGCAAACAGGCGCTGGCCCGCGAACTCCGCATCAAGGGCGTCGCCCCCGCCGACGCCGACGCGGCCCTCGCCGCCATCACCACCGACGACGAATCCGCCCGCGCCACCGAACTGGTCCGCCGCAAACTCCGCACCCTGCCCCGCGACCTCGACCGTGACAAAACCATCCGCCGCCTCGTCGGCATGCTCGCCCGCCGCGGCTTCGGCCAGTCGTTGGCGTACACGATCGTGAAGGCCGAACTCGCCCAAACCGATTGCGATATGCCCGAACTCGGCCCTGACCTGGACTGA
- the recA gene encoding recombinase RecA yields MAPQAYDRDKALELALAQVEKSFGKGAVMRLGEEARQPISVIPTGSIALDVALGIGGLPRGRIVEIYGPESSGKTTVALHAVANAQAAGGVAAFIDAEHALDPDYARKLGVDTDALLVSQPDTGEQALEIADMLVRSGAIDIIVIDSVAALVPRAEIEGEMGDSHVGLQARLMSQALRKMTSALNNSGTTAIFINQLREKIGVMFGSPETTTGGKALKFYASVRLDVRRIETLKDGSDAVGNRTRVKVVKNKVSPPFKQAEFDILYGQGISKEGSIIDMGVEQGFIRKSGSWYTYEGDQLGQGKENARKFLLENTDVRDEIEKKIKEKLGIGADVTASDAAEVPADF; encoded by the coding sequence ATGGCACCACAGGCGTACGACCGCGACAAGGCGCTCGAACTCGCACTGGCGCAGGTGGAGAAGAGCTTCGGCAAGGGCGCCGTGATGCGACTCGGCGAGGAGGCCCGCCAGCCCATCTCGGTCATCCCGACCGGTTCCATCGCGCTGGACGTCGCGCTCGGCATCGGCGGCCTGCCGCGCGGCCGCATCGTGGAGATCTACGGCCCGGAATCCTCGGGTAAGACCACCGTCGCGCTGCACGCGGTGGCCAATGCGCAGGCCGCGGGCGGTGTCGCCGCCTTCATCGACGCCGAGCACGCGCTCGATCCCGACTATGCCCGCAAGCTCGGCGTCGATACCGACGCACTGCTCGTCTCCCAGCCCGACACCGGTGAGCAGGCCCTGGAAATCGCCGATATGCTGGTCCGCTCCGGCGCGATCGACATCATCGTCATCGACTCGGTGGCCGCGCTGGTACCGCGCGCCGAAATCGAGGGCGAGATGGGCGACAGCCACGTCGGTCTGCAGGCCCGCCTGATGAGCCAGGCGTTGCGCAAGATGACCAGCGCGCTCAACAACTCCGGCACCACCGCCATCTTCATCAACCAGCTGCGCGAGAAGATCGGCGTGATGTTCGGTTCGCCGGAGACCACCACCGGTGGTAAGGCGCTGAAGTTCTACGCCTCGGTGCGCCTCGACGTGCGCCGCATCGAAACCCTCAAGGACGGCAGCGACGCGGTCGGCAACCGCACCCGGGTCAAGGTCGTCAAGAACAAGGTGTCGCCGCCGTTCAAGCAGGCCGAGTTCGACATCCTGTACGGGCAGGGCATCTCCAAGGAGGGCTCGATCATCGATATGGGTGTCGAGCAGGGCTTCATCCGCAAGTCCGGCTCCTGGTACACCTACGAGGGCGACCAGCTGGGTCAGGGCAAGGAGAACGCCCGAAAGTTCCTGCTGGAGAACACCGACGTCCGCGACGAGATCGAGAAGAAGATCAAGGAGAAGCTCGGCATCGGCGCCGATGTGACCGCATCCGACGCCGCCGAGGTCCCCGCCGATTTCTGA
- a CDS encoding TetR/AcrR family transcriptional regulator has protein sequence MARWEPGARERLVLAAVDLFTEQGYDATTVTQIAERAGVTKSTFFRYFPDKRDLLMAGQQTLSRLLTEGIAAAPEGATPLEAVAAGLERAAGAMGPMNRELAPRLRAAIAANVELQERDALKSVGLAAAIADALVARGVSEPAAQLVGELGVLAFKRGYAQWMEAHHDAALAPYVLAALAELRAAGQSLA, from the coding sequence ATGGCGCGGTGGGAACCTGGAGCACGCGAGCGGCTCGTATTGGCTGCGGTGGACCTGTTCACCGAACAGGGATACGACGCAACGACTGTCACGCAGATCGCCGAACGCGCCGGGGTCACCAAGAGCACCTTCTTCCGATACTTCCCCGACAAGCGCGACCTGTTGATGGCCGGGCAGCAGACGCTGAGTCGGTTGCTGACCGAGGGGATCGCCGCAGCGCCCGAAGGGGCCACCCCCCTCGAAGCGGTCGCGGCCGGCCTGGAGCGCGCGGCGGGCGCGATGGGTCCGATGAACCGCGAACTCGCTCCCCGTCTGCGGGCCGCGATCGCCGCCAACGTCGAACTCCAGGAGCGCGACGCACTCAAGAGCGTCGGTCTCGCGGCGGCGATAGCCGACGCCCTCGTCGCCCGAGGCGTGTCGGAACCCGCCGCGCAGCTCGTCGGTGAGCTGGGTGTCCTCGCGTTCAAACGGGGCTACGCCCAGTGGATGGAAGCCCATCACGATGCCGCGCTGGCGCCCTATGTCCTCGCGGCATTGGCTGAGCTGCGAGCGGCCGGTCAGTCCCTCGCCTGA
- a CDS encoding SDR family oxidoreductase produces MHVFITGGTGLIGSAVVAELLGNGHTVLALARTDSSAAALRIAGAEPVRGDLADLPALRAAAAKADGVIHLAFRHEGFSSQAAVAAAIAEESAALAAIGAELVGSDRPFVTVSGTPPVPGRVSTEADPLSTDGLVGGRSRSVTAVLELATQGVRSAAVRMPRTVHNEGKGGFAGVLTDAARRNGVAGYPGDGTQRWPAVHALDAAVLFRLVLEKAQAGTAWHAVADEGDAVRDIAAVIGRRLGLPVESVPQEMFGPLGPIFTTDQPSSSALTRETFGWRPEHPSLLDDLENIQP; encoded by the coding sequence ATGCACGTCTTCATCACCGGCGGCACCGGCCTGATCGGCTCGGCCGTCGTCGCCGAACTGCTCGGCAACGGCCACACCGTCCTCGCGCTCGCTCGCACCGACTCGTCCGCGGCGGCACTCCGGATCGCGGGCGCCGAACCCGTCCGCGGCGACCTCGCCGATCTGCCCGCCCTCCGCGCGGCCGCCGCCAAGGCCGACGGGGTGATCCACCTGGCCTTCCGTCACGAAGGCTTCAGCTCCCAGGCCGCCGTCGCGGCGGCGATCGCCGAGGAGAGCGCCGCGCTGGCGGCCATCGGCGCGGAACTCGTCGGCAGCGACCGCCCGTTCGTCACGGTCTCGGGCACGCCGCCGGTGCCGGGTCGCGTCTCCACCGAGGCCGATCCGCTATCGACCGACGGACTTGTCGGGGGCCGCAGCCGCTCTGTCACGGCAGTGCTCGAGTTGGCCACGCAGGGCGTCCGGAGCGCGGCGGTCCGCATGCCGCGCACCGTGCACAACGAGGGCAAGGGCGGATTCGCCGGCGTGCTGACCGACGCCGCGCGCCGCAACGGCGTGGCCGGATATCCGGGCGACGGCACACAGCGTTGGCCGGCCGTACACGCGCTCGACGCGGCGGTGCTCTTCCGGCTGGTGCTGGAGAAGGCGCAGGCCGGGACAGCGTGGCATGCCGTGGCCGACGAGGGCGACGCCGTACGGGATATCGCCGCGGTCATCGGTCGCAGACTCGGGCTCCCGGTGGAATCCGTGCCGCAAGAGATGTTCGGCCCGCTCGGCCCGATCTTCACCACCGACCAGCCCTCCTCGAGCGCCCTTACCCGGGAGACCTTCGGCTGGCGGCCCGAGCATCCGAGCCTGCTCGACGACTTGGAGAACATCCAGCCCTGA
- a CDS encoding Lrp/AsnC family transcriptional regulator, which produces MPETQSESSVLDLLDQQIVHALVTDPRIAFARLGSILGVSEQTVARRYRSLRQRGMLHICGMVNAVPLGSTRWLLRLQSTPDKALRLAEALARLPDVSWVSLLSTGSEVTCVIRPRTIEQRDRLLLNTLPKASQVTGLRAYEMMHRFEMDEEWPRFGHLLTPDQLRALGPRRAPRDDTGPDAPVELSASDEVMLAALARDGRAPYAQLAAETGWSPTRVARRMAELQKAGVLYFDIDFAAERMGYTVRATIWLHVRPALLDAVGRAVTTHPEVAFVAATTGPSNLTASIICRDTAHLYRYVTERLGPLDGIADVEVTPTLRLLKQQQALMRTDRIALVPQ; this is translated from the coding sequence ATGCCCGAGACTCAGTCCGAATCCTCCGTATTGGATCTACTTGATCAACAGATCGTGCACGCCCTGGTGACCGACCCGCGCATCGCCTTCGCCCGGCTCGGATCGATCCTGGGCGTCTCCGAACAGACCGTCGCCCGGCGCTATCGGTCGTTGCGGCAGCGCGGCATGCTGCACATCTGCGGCATGGTCAACGCGGTGCCGCTCGGCAGCACCCGGTGGTTGCTGCGCCTGCAATCCACCCCGGACAAGGCGCTGCGGCTGGCCGAGGCGCTGGCGCGGCTGCCCGATGTGAGCTGGGTTTCGCTGCTGTCCACCGGTTCCGAGGTGACGTGTGTGATCCGGCCGCGCACCATCGAACAGCGAGACCGGTTGCTGCTCAACACACTTCCCAAGGCCAGCCAGGTGACCGGGCTGCGGGCGTACGAGATGATGCACCGGTTCGAGATGGACGAGGAATGGCCGCGCTTCGGGCATCTGCTCACCCCGGATCAGTTGCGGGCGTTGGGACCTCGGCGCGCGCCCCGCGACGACACCGGCCCCGACGCGCCGGTCGAACTGTCGGCGAGCGACGAGGTGATGCTCGCCGCGCTGGCCCGCGACGGCCGTGCCCCCTACGCCCAGCTGGCCGCCGAAACCGGTTGGAGCCCAACCAGGGTCGCGCGTCGCATGGCCGAATTGCAGAAGGCCGGGGTGCTGTACTTCGATATCGATTTCGCCGCCGAGCGCATGGGATACACGGTGCGGGCGACGATCTGGCTGCACGTGCGCCCAGCCCTGCTCGACGCGGTGGGCCGGGCCGTCACGACCCATCCGGAGGTGGCGTTCGTCGCGGCGACCACCGGTCCATCCAATCTGACGGCGTCGATCATCTGCCGGGACACCGCGCACCTGTACCGGTACGTCACCGAGCGGCTCGGCCCGCTCGACGGCATTGCCGACGTCGAGGTCACCCCTACCTTGCGGCTGCTGAAACAGCAGCAGGCGCTCATGCGCACCGATCGCATCGCGCTCGTTCCGCAGTGA
- a CDS encoding MFS transporter: MRKWLPLFAACLGTLMLLIDVTIVNVALPDIATDLGTGLSGLAWVVDGYALALAALLLVFGSLADRFGAKHVYLTGLAVFALASLACGVADSAAILVAARALQGIGGAAMFATTLSLLHATYTGRDRGVAFGAWGAVSGAAAGVGVVLGGVLIDALSWRWIFFVNLPIAAVAIALSAIVFRPSARRRDRPVDLAGMLTFAVFATAVTFGIIRGGEHGWADGIALAGLGIGAAAIVLFVIVESRSATPMFPLSLLRNREFTATLLAAAGMNFAAFACSPLVSLWLQQPLRLSALHAGLSMLPMAATSFLVSGVFGRLLHDVGPKWTIGGGLVVTSAGTGLLTVIDGESSWTALILGYVVTGIGIGVIAPSLVAVGMAAVAPQQSGMAAGAVNTARQLGLALGVAVLGTVFREVAGAEHPTVRSDFAAGLDWAVAVAAAVGIALGLIAFGLFSRKPAPEMDTAPDEVLVG; the protein is encoded by the coding sequence GTGCGGAAATGGCTGCCGCTGTTCGCCGCGTGTCTCGGCACGCTGATGCTGCTCATCGACGTCACGATCGTGAACGTCGCGCTGCCCGATATCGCCACCGATCTCGGCACCGGCCTGTCCGGACTGGCCTGGGTGGTCGACGGATACGCACTGGCCCTCGCGGCGCTGCTGCTCGTATTCGGTTCGCTCGCCGATAGATTCGGCGCCAAACACGTCTATTTGACGGGGCTCGCCGTATTCGCGCTCGCCTCGCTCGCCTGTGGCGTCGCCGACTCCGCGGCGATTCTCGTTGCCGCGCGGGCACTTCAGGGTATCGGCGGTGCGGCGATGTTCGCGACGACACTGTCGCTGCTGCACGCGACGTACACCGGGCGCGACCGCGGCGTCGCGTTCGGCGCGTGGGGTGCGGTGTCGGGTGCGGCCGCCGGCGTCGGCGTCGTGCTCGGCGGCGTACTCATCGACGCGCTCTCGTGGCGCTGGATCTTCTTCGTGAACCTGCCGATCGCGGCCGTGGCGATCGCCTTGTCCGCCATCGTTTTCCGGCCGTCCGCCCGACGGCGGGACCGGCCGGTGGACCTGGCGGGCATGCTCACCTTCGCGGTATTCGCCACCGCGGTGACCTTCGGCATCATCCGCGGCGGTGAACACGGCTGGGCCGACGGCATCGCACTCGCCGGGTTGGGCATCGGCGCGGCCGCCATCGTGCTGTTCGTGATCGTCGAATCCCGTTCCGCCACACCGATGTTCCCGCTTTCGCTGCTGCGCAATCGGGAGTTCACGGCCACCCTGCTCGCCGCGGCGGGCATGAACTTCGCCGCCTTCGCGTGCAGTCCGCTGGTATCGCTCTGGTTGCAGCAGCCGCTGCGGCTCAGCGCGCTGCATGCCGGGCTGTCGATGCTTCCGATGGCCGCGACATCGTTCCTGGTGTCCGGCGTATTCGGCAGGTTGCTGCACGATGTCGGCCCGAAGTGGACGATCGGCGGCGGGTTGGTCGTGACGAGCGCGGGAACCGGCCTGTTGACCGTTATCGACGGCGAATCATCCTGGACCGCACTGATTCTCGGTTATGTGGTGACCGGGATCGGGATCGGCGTCATCGCGCCGTCGCTGGTGGCGGTCGGCATGGCCGCGGTGGCGCCGCAGCAGAGCGGTATGGCGGCGGGCGCGGTGAACACCGCACGCCAGCTCGGGCTCGCGCTCGGTGTCGCGGTGCTCGGGACGGTGTTCCGCGAGGTCGCCGGTGCGGAGCACCCGACGGTGCGCTCCGACTTCGCGGCCGGGCTCGACTGGGCGGTCGCGGTGGCCGCCGCGGTGGGTATTGCGCTGGGGCTCATCGCATTCGGGCTGTTCTCCCGGAAACCCGCACCGGAAATGGATACCGCGCCGGACGAAGTCCTCGTCGGCTGA
- a CDS encoding nuclear transport factor 2 family protein, which produces MRPPFDLESAKAKVRAAENAWNTRDPERVADAYTADSVWRNRDEFFTGRAAIVEFLTRKWAKENGYALRKDLWAFEGNRIAVRFQYEWHDESGRWWRSYGNEQWEFAPDGLMSRREASINDVPIAEADRRIFGSRGPDEADAVLPQQ; this is translated from the coding sequence ATGCGACCCCCATTCGACCTCGAATCGGCCAAGGCGAAGGTCCGTGCCGCCGAAAACGCCTGGAACACCCGCGATCCCGAGCGGGTCGCGGACGCGTACACCGCGGATTCGGTGTGGCGCAACCGCGACGAGTTCTTCACCGGCCGTGCCGCGATCGTCGAATTCCTGACCAGGAAGTGGGCCAAGGAGAACGGTTACGCGCTGCGTAAGGATCTGTGGGCGTTCGAGGGCAACCGGATCGCAGTGCGATTCCAATACGAATGGCATGACGAGTCCGGGCGGTGGTGGCGCAGCTACGGCAACGAACAGTGGGAATTCGCACCGGACGGCCTGATGTCGCGCCGCGAGGCCAGCATCAACGATGTGCCGATCGCCGAGGCCGATCGGCGGATCTTCGGATCGCGCGGCCCGGACGAGGCGGATGCGGTACTGCCGCAGCAGTAA
- a CDS encoding pyridoxamine 5'-phosphate oxidase family protein: MSPFHPGELAVQRRMGQADTATRVGRIISAEIPPVAALFLAEQRLVVLAAADADGRMWASQLTGAPGFVRAVDTGTIGIAARPVPGDPLRAALTRPAHVGMIALQPQRRRRMRANGTAEPADYGLRIVTDQVYSNCPKYISIRDIESRLPVAQPPSSVRGTELDARQRDAIGAADTFFVATADAEGNADASHRGGNPGFLQVLSPTRLRWPDYRGNSMFMTLGNIADDPRCGLLIPDWSGGALQLTGTAELVWDPDTFTAGAQCSIDFTISEVVELRDAYPLRWTRPELSPVNP, translated from the coding sequence ATGTCACCCTTCCACCCTGGTGAACTCGCGGTCCAGCGGCGCATGGGCCAGGCTGATACGGCGACGCGGGTCGGCCGGATCATCTCGGCCGAAATCCCGCCCGTCGCCGCGCTTTTCCTGGCGGAGCAGCGGTTGGTCGTGCTCGCCGCCGCCGATGCGGACGGCCGGATGTGGGCGAGTCAGCTCACCGGCGCGCCCGGTTTCGTGCGCGCCGTCGACACCGGGACGATCGGTATCGCGGCCCGGCCCGTGCCGGGAGATCCCTTGCGGGCGGCCCTTACTCGGCCGGCTCACGTCGGAATGATCGCGCTGCAACCGCAGCGGCGCAGGCGAATGCGGGCCAACGGCACCGCCGAACCCGCGGACTATGGGCTGCGCATCGTCACCGATCAGGTGTACTCGAACTGCCCGAAATACATATCGATCCGGGATATCGAATCCCGGCTGCCCGTCGCCCAGCCGCCGAGTTCGGTGCGCGGCACCGAACTCGACGCTCGCCAGCGGGATGCGATCGGCGCCGCCGACACCTTCTTCGTGGCCACCGCCGACGCGGAAGGCAATGCCGACGCCTCGCACCGCGGCGGGAATCCCGGCTTCCTACAGGTGCTTTCGCCGACCCGGCTGCGCTGGCCGGACTACCGGGGCAACTCGATGTTCATGACGTTGGGCAATATCGCCGACGATCCGCGCTGCGGACTGCTGATCCCGGACTGGTCCGGCGGCGCGCTACAGCTCACCGGAACCGCCGAACTGGTTTGGGATCCGGACACTTTCACGGCGGGCGCGCAGTGCTCGATCGACTTCACGATCAGCGAGGTGGTGGAGTTGCGCGACGCCTATCCGCTGCGCTGGACCCGGCCGGAACTGTCACCGGTCAATCCTTGA
- a CDS encoding VOC family protein: protein MTTAQLTTGHVGLNVSDLERSIEFYRRALGFEQLRAGGEAGRRFAFLGFGGAPMLTLWQQSTGGFATETPGLHHLSFQVESMDQVREIESALRELSVRFAYDGVVAHSEGAASGGIFFVDPDGIRLEVYAPAGAEAAPAPSGDAPTCGFF from the coding sequence ATGACCACCGCGCAACTCACCACCGGACATGTCGGGCTCAATGTGTCCGACCTCGAGCGATCGATCGAGTTCTACCGGCGGGCATTGGGTTTCGAACAACTGCGGGCGGGCGGTGAAGCCGGACGCCGCTTCGCGTTCCTCGGCTTCGGCGGCGCGCCGATGCTGACGCTATGGCAGCAGAGCACCGGCGGGTTCGCTACGGAAACGCCTGGCCTGCACCATCTTTCGTTCCAGGTCGAGTCCATGGACCAGGTGCGCGAGATCGAGTCGGCGCTGCGTGAGCTGTCGGTGCGGTTCGCCTACGACGGTGTGGTCGCGCACAGCGAGGGTGCGGCGTCGGGCGGCATCTTCTTCGTCGACCCGGACGGCATCCGGCTGGAGGTGTACGCGCCCGCCGGCGCCGAGGCCGCGCCCGCGCCGAGCGGCGACGCGCCGACATGCGGATTTTTCTGA
- a CDS encoding CGNR zinc finger domain-containing protein: MRDPRPHLGEPLALDLLNTRWIGDGPQDLLTGVDGLTIWLRSTGLDGQATADARTLDAVLAARTAIYDTVRHANHTALNEILERGRIRRTLTDSGPADIPDIPDPAWVPAWLAADSLLQLLATAPGRIRQCAHPECVLFFYDTSKNGTRRWHSMATCGNRTKAARHYAKKPEAQNNSSSNR; the protein is encoded by the coding sequence ATGCGCGATCCACGCCCACATCTCGGCGAACCGCTGGCACTGGACCTGTTGAACACACGGTGGATCGGTGACGGCCCGCAGGACCTGCTCACCGGCGTCGACGGCCTCACCATCTGGCTGCGCTCCACCGGACTCGACGGCCAGGCCACCGCGGACGCGCGCACCCTGGACGCGGTGCTGGCCGCACGCACCGCCATCTACGACACGGTGCGGCACGCGAACCACACCGCGCTCAACGAAATCCTCGAACGCGGCCGGATCAGGCGCACCCTCACCGACTCGGGCCCCGCCGACATCCCCGACATCCCGGATCCCGCTTGGGTACCGGCCTGGCTCGCCGCCGACAGCCTGCTACAGCTGCTCGCCACCGCGCCGGGCCGCATCCGCCAGTGCGCCCACCCCGAGTGCGTCCTGTTCTTCTACGACACCTCGAAGAACGGCACCCGGCGCTGGCATTCGATGGCGACCTGCGGCAACCGCACCAAGGCGGCCAGGCACTACGCCAAAAAGCCGGAGGCTCAGAACAATTCGTCGAGCAACCGGTAG
- a CDS encoding aminoglycoside 3'-phosphotransferase yields the protein MDTTGLPRAVAEVLGAAPTVSTAHEGMSGGVVLVDGRYWVKRGPHAIDEHARLHWLAGQGIALPEVVVFERDVLVLADAGAPSLARHPAPGALLGETLRGLHRLPIETCPFDGRLDTVLARAAERVAAGSVDPADYDFDHHGLAPEQILARLRDERPAERELVVAHGDYTPSNVLLGGIVIDVGTLGVADRYRDLALAVRDLRDDFGAGEVERFFAAYGLAEPDERRLEYYRLLDELF from the coding sequence ATGGATACCACCGGGCTGCCGCGGGCGGTGGCCGAGGTGCTCGGCGCGGCGCCGACAGTTTCCACCGCGCATGAGGGTATGAGCGGCGGGGTCGTCCTCGTCGACGGGCGGTACTGGGTCAAGCGCGGTCCGCATGCTATCGATGAGCATGCCCGGTTGCACTGGCTGGCTGGGCAGGGGATCGCGCTGCCCGAGGTGGTGGTCTTCGAGCGGGACGTATTGGTGCTCGCCGATGCCGGGGCGCCGAGCCTGGCGCGGCATCCGGCTCCCGGCGCGCTGCTGGGAGAGACGCTGCGCGGGCTGCACCGGTTGCCGATCGAGACCTGCCCGTTCGACGGGCGGCTGGATACCGTGCTGGCGCGGGCGGCCGAGCGAGTGGCGGCCGGATCGGTGGATCCCGCGGACTACGACTTCGACCACCATGGCCTCGCACCCGAACAGATTCTGGCGCGGTTGCGCGACGAGCGCCCGGCGGAACGGGAACTCGTTGTCGCGCACGGTGATTACACGCCATCGAATGTGCTCCTCGGCGGCATTGTGATCGACGTCGGCACGCTCGGCGTCGCCGATCGCTACCGTGATCTGGCGCTGGCCGTGCGAGACCTGCGCGACGATTTCGGTGCGGGCGAGGTCGAAAGGTTCTTCGCGGCATACGGTTTGGCCGAGCCGGACGAGCGGCGGCTGGAGTACTACCGGTTGCTCGACGAATTGTTCTGA
- a CDS encoding DUF3046 domain-containing protein, giving the protein MRLTEFQELLHTEFGVARGDALLADHVIPALGGRTGSAAIEAGVDPREVWRALCSEFDVPRNRW; this is encoded by the coding sequence GTGCGGTTGACGGAATTCCAGGAGCTGTTGCATACCGAATTCGGTGTGGCCCGCGGCGACGCGCTGCTGGCCGACCACGTGATCCCCGCGCTCGGCGGGCGGACGGGATCGGCCGCCATCGAGGCCGGGGTCGATCCGCGCGAGGTCTGGCGGGCGTTGTGCTCGGAATTCGACGTACCGCGAAATCGCTGGTAG
- a CDS encoding glycosyltransferase, producing MRVAVVAGPDPGHAFPAIALCLRFLAAGDEPVLFTGPRWFAQAKAAGIAVRRLKGLAPRPNEDDADAGRRIHERAAHISTEILPDLGAMLPELVVSDVLTAGGGMAAERLGVPWVELSPHPLYLPSKALPPIGSGLAAGVGVRGRLRDRLLRALSARAVRRGEQQRAQARRGIGLPATDPGPAARLVATLPALEVPRPDWPERAHVIGPLFWEPTEAVLPAPPGDGPLVMVAPSTAHTGVAGMVETVLRALAGTGVRVAVSTLDTPPTDLPSWATAGLGRQDELLRQAAVVIGGGGHGLLAKSLSAGVPIVTVPGGGDQWELANRAVRQGSSLLVRPLTTEALRAAVERVLAEPGFTTAARRAAAGATDVADPIRICHEVLDTVRMP from the coding sequence ATGCGAGTAGCCGTCGTCGCGGGTCCCGATCCCGGGCACGCCTTCCCCGCGATCGCGCTGTGCCTGCGCTTCCTGGCCGCGGGCGACGAACCGGTGCTGTTCACCGGTCCGCGCTGGTTCGCTCAGGCCAAGGCGGCGGGCATCGCGGTGCGCAGGCTGAAGGGTTTGGCGCCGCGCCCGAACGAGGACGACGCCGACGCGGGCCGACGCATTCACGAACGGGCGGCGCATATTTCGACCGAGATCCTGCCCGATCTCGGCGCCATGCTGCCGGAACTCGTGGTCTCCGATGTGCTGACCGCGGGCGGTGGCATGGCCGCCGAACGGCTCGGCGTGCCGTGGGTCGAACTGTCCCCGCATCCGCTGTACCTGCCGTCGAAGGCGTTGCCGCCCATCGGAAGTGGGCTTGCGGCGGGTGTCGGTGTGCGCGGTCGGCTGCGCGACCGGCTGCTGCGCGCGCTCAGCGCCCGCGCGGTGCGCCGCGGTGAACAGCAGCGCGCGCAGGCGCGTCGCGGAATCGGCCTGCCGGCAACGGATCCCGGCCCGGCCGCCCGACTGGTGGCCACCTTGCCCGCGCTGGAGGTCCCGCGCCCGGATTGGCCGGAGCGCGCGCACGTGATCGGCCCGCTGTTCTGGGAGCCGACCGAGGCCGTCCTGCCCGCGCCGCCGGGCGACGGTCCGCTGGTGATGGTGGCCCCGTCCACGGCGCACACGGGTGTCGCGGGCATGGTCGAGACGGTGCTGCGGGCACTGGCCGGAACCGGTGTGCGAGTGGCCGTTTCCACGCTCGACACGCCACCCACCGACCTACCGTCCTGGGCCACAGCGGGTTTGGGACGGCAGGACGAACTGCTCCGGCAGGCCGCCGTGGTGATCGGCGGCGGTGGGCACGGTCTGCTCGCCAAATCGCTGTCGGCCGGTGTGCCGATCGTCACCGTTCCGGGCGGCGGCGATCAGTGGGAGTTGGCCAACCGCGCTGTGCGACAAGGTAGTTCGCTACTCGTTCGGCCGTTGACCACCGAAGCGCTGCGTGCCGCCGTCGAGCGCGTGCTCGCGGAACCCGGCTTCACGACCGCCGCGCGCCGGGCCGCGGCGGGCGCTACGGACGTCGCCGACCCGATCCGGATCTGTCATGAGGTGCTCGACACCGTACGCATGCCGTAG
- a CDS encoding HD domain-containing protein: protein MRISTIDELFALLADCADTWDMPDRSGDPVDILDHDLQCAELLRQWHPDDAELQVAGLVHDIGHKLAPGDDAGHGRNGAAAVHALLGARVARLVELHVVAKRYLAATDIAHTLSPSSRRTLIAQGGPMDPVEAEKFRADPDFAAAVALRRADDAGKAVGLAVTPLESWRPVVERVAAQAIQPAK, encoded by the coding sequence ATGCGGATATCCACCATCGACGAATTGTTCGCCCTGCTGGCCGACTGCGCCGACACCTGGGATATGCCCGACCGCAGCGGCGACCCCGTCGACATCCTCGACCACGATCTGCAATGCGCCGAACTGCTGCGGCAATGGCATCCCGACGATGCGGAGCTTCAGGTCGCCGGGTTGGTCCACGATATCGGGCACAAGCTGGCGCCGGGCGACGATGCGGGACACGGCCGCAACGGCGCCGCGGCCGTGCACGCGCTGCTCGGCGCACGGGTGGCGCGACTTGTCGAATTGCACGTCGTCGCAAAGCGATACCTCGCCGCCACCGACATCGCGCACACCCTCTCCCCGTCCAGCCGGCGCACACTGATCGCACAGGGCGGCCCGATGGATCCGGTCGAGGCCGAAAAGTTCCGCGCCGACCCGGATTTCGCGGCCGCCGTCGCCCTGCGCCGCGCCGACGACGCGGGCAAGGCGGTCGGACTGGCCGTCACGCCGCTGGAATCGTGGCGCCCGGTCGTCGAACGCGTTGCGGCGCAGGCGATTCAGCCCGCGAAGTAA